The proteins below are encoded in one region of Brachyspira intermedia PWS/A:
- a CDS encoding motility protein A gives MDIIVPLGVFLVIGINLFGIIGGGGNVGHMIDIASAIVTGLGGTTSLLVANDMGTILGVPKAIKVLLHKPNYDEAQIIITLLSFSEKARREGLLVLEDDIQEISDPLLKKGMQLVVDGTDPELVKNILNTEIDNVEARHDTVRKVFEDAASLYPAWGMIGTLIGLVIMLRSLGGGGGVEAIGSGMAVALITTYYGSVIANGFALPIAGRLAARHSSEATVQSIMLEGILSIQAGDNPRIVKDKLISFLPPSQRQKVNEQVGDR, from the coding sequence ATGGATATAATTGTACCATTAGGTGTATTTTTGGTAATAGGTATCAATTTGTTTGGTATCATTGGTGGAGGCGGTAATGTAGGACACATGATAGATATCGCATCTGCTATCGTTACAGGACTAGGAGGAACAACTTCTCTTTTAGTTGCCAATGATATGGGCACTATATTGGGTGTTCCTAAAGCTATTAAAGTACTTCTTCATAAACCTAATTATGATGAAGCACAGATAATCATAACACTTTTAAGTTTTTCAGAAAAAGCAAGAAGAGAAGGTTTGCTTGTACTTGAAGACGATATACAAGAGATTTCAGATCCTTTACTTAAAAAAGGAATGCAGCTTGTAGTTGACGGAACAGACCCAGAACTTGTAAAAAATATTTTGAATACAGAGATAGATAACGTAGAAGCAAGGCACGATACAGTAAGAAAAGTATTTGAAGATGCTGCTTCTTTATATCCTGCTTGGGGTATGATTGGTACATTGATAGGACTTGTAATCATGCTTAGAAGCTTAGGTGGTGGTGGTGGTGTTGAAGCAATCGGTTCAGGTATGGCGGTAGCACTTATTACTACATACTATGGTTCTGTTATAGCTAACGGTTTTGCTTTACCTATAGCAGGTAGACTTGCTGCAAGACACTCATCTGAGGCTACAGTTCAAAGTATTATGCTAGAAGGTATATTGTCTATACAAGCTGGTGATAACCCTAGAATAGTAAAAGATAAGCTTATATCTTTCTTGCCTCCTTCTCAGCGTCAGAAGGTTAATGAACAAGTTGGAGACAGATAA
- a CDS encoding flagellar FlbD family protein — protein sequence MIHITRFDGSILYVNPHQIEFMEETPDLVITMLSGRKVVTKDSFETVLNRIIEYRTRIVDEKTVKKPSFYGNEE from the coding sequence ATGATACATATAACAAGATTTGATGGAAGTATATTATATGTTAATCCTCATCAAATAGAATTCATGGAGGAGACTCCTGATTTGGTAATAACAATGTTATCTGGAAGGAAGGTAGTAACTAAAGATAGTTTTGAAACGGTGCTTAATAGAATAATAGAATACAGAACTAGAATAGTTGATGAAAAAACTGTAAAAAAGCCATCGTTCTATGGTAATGAAGAATGA
- a CDS encoding CCA tRNA nucleotidyltransferase: MKKIFTDIPHPIKEIARILYVEGFQCFLVGGAVRDSIMGITPHEYDITTDARPEDVQRIFKYTIPTGIKHGTVLVIIEDMHVEITTFRSDGNYSDGRHPDHVEYASNIEEDLPRRDLTINAMAYNILDGSLIDMFDGMKDIKRKIVKSVGNPYERFSEDGLRIMRAIRFATKLDFDIEKETFDAITHSTGMLASIAAERIREEFNGILLSKNPFRGLELLRKTGVLSLILPELMQGFGVNQNKFHKYDVYYHILHTIQSVEPLETEELTLLVRLAALFHDIAKPMVQKKVSKQDDPVYYNHEVVGASIAKKIMKRLKYSNSEIDFVTLLVRQHMFYYQDEWTDGAVRRFMRAIGVENIRPLLRLREADRLGSGNRKDKESKAIPKLLARIDKIIEEENAITVKDLKIDGNDLINEFNLNPGPLIGKILNYLLDLILDEPELNNREFLMEKTKNFLESNNIKDGV; the protein is encoded by the coding sequence GTGAAGAAAATATTTACAGATATACCTCATCCGATAAAAGAAATAGCAAGAATATTATATGTTGAAGGCTTTCAGTGTTTTTTAGTAGGCGGTGCAGTTAGAGATTCTATAATGGGCATCACTCCGCATGAATATGATATCACTACAGATGCAAGACCAGAAGATGTACAAAGAATATTTAAATATACTATCCCAACAGGCATTAAACATGGTACTGTACTTGTAATTATAGAAGATATGCATGTGGAAATAACAACTTTTAGAAGCGATGGAAATTATAGTGACGGAAGACATCCTGATCATGTAGAATATGCTTCTAATATAGAAGAAGATTTACCTAGAAGAGATTTAACAATAAATGCTATGGCATATAACATTTTAGATGGAAGTCTAATAGATATGTTTGACGGCATGAAAGATATAAAAAGAAAAATAGTAAAATCTGTAGGCAATCCTTATGAAAGATTTAGCGAAGATGGACTTAGAATAATGCGTGCCATAAGATTCGCTACTAAATTAGATTTTGATATAGAAAAAGAAACATTTGATGCTATAACTCACTCCACAGGAATGCTTGCTTCAATTGCTGCAGAAAGAATAAGAGAAGAGTTTAATGGCATACTGCTATCCAAAAATCCTTTCAGAGGTTTAGAATTACTTAGAAAAACTGGTGTATTATCTTTAATATTGCCTGAACTTATGCAAGGTTTTGGAGTAAATCAAAATAAATTCCATAAGTATGATGTTTATTATCATATTCTGCATACAATACAATCAGTTGAGCCTTTAGAAACTGAAGAATTAACATTATTGGTAAGACTTGCAGCATTATTTCATGATATAGCTAAACCTATGGTTCAAAAAAAGGTATCAAAACAAGATGATCCTGTTTATTATAATCATGAGGTTGTAGGCGCTAGTATTGCCAAAAAAATAATGAAAAGATTAAAATATTCAAATTCTGAAATAGATTTTGTCACATTACTGGTAAGACAGCATATGTTCTATTATCAAGATGAATGGACTGACGGTGCGGTTAGAAGATTTATGCGTGCTATTGGTGTTGAAAATATAAGACCTCTTTTAAGATTAAGAGAAGCTGACAGACTCGGAAGCGGAAACAGAAAAGATAAAGAAAGCAAGGCTATACCTAAACTATTAGCTAGAATTGATAAAATAATTGAAGAAGAAAATGCTATTACAGTTAAAGATCTAAAAATAGACGGAAATGACTTAATCAATGAATTTAATTTAAATCCGGGACCTTTAATAGGTAAAATATTAAATTATTTACTGGATTTAATATTGGATGAACCAGAATTGAATAATAGGGAATTCCTTATGGAAAAAACAAAAAACTTTTTAGAGAGTAATAATATAAAAGACGGGGTTTAA
- the flgE gene encoding flagellar hook protein FlgE produces MMRSLFAGVSGLQNHQTRMDVVGNNIANVNTYGFKRGRVTFKDMISQSLSGAAKPQEDRGGINPQQVGLGMMVATIDTIHTQGALQVTGVNTDLAIQGEGFFIEKRGNNSYYTRNGAFSLDKDGYLVNPSNGYKVQGWNAVLNPETGEMDLNTAAGVEDIIIPVGSKDPARATANTKYFCNLQKSGETHQSDLTIYDSTGIPRQLRATFTRTDVNRWDMVIDIPDATEGSVSVSAGDPVEGGGNNTFQLVFNDAGSLISVSDGTNTQTEGVLMPNVSFTYQGTEGEVNQTINLTLGEVGLFNGITQFESPSTTKAIEQDGYTMGMLEGFSFDDSGQITGVFTNGNRKTLGQVALAKFNNAGGLEKAGDTLFVQSNNSGAANIGVASAEGRGSIKAGTLEMSNVDLSEQFTDMIVTQRGFQSNARTITTADQMLQEVIALKR; encoded by the coding sequence ATGATGCGTTCATTATTTGCCGGCGTGTCTGGTTTGCAAAATCATCAAACTCGAATGGATGTGGTTGGAAATAACATAGCTAACGTTAATACTTACGGATTTAAAAGAGGAAGAGTTACTTTCAAGGATATGATAAGCCAATCTTTAAGCGGAGCAGCTAAGCCGCAAGAGGATAGAGGCGGTATCAATCCTCAGCAGGTAGGCTTAGGTATGATGGTTGCAACTATCGACACTATACATACTCAAGGTGCTTTACAAGTTACAGGTGTAAACACTGATTTAGCTATTCAGGGAGAAGGTTTCTTTATTGAAAAAAGAGGCAATAATTCTTATTATACAAGAAATGGTGCTTTTTCTTTAGATAAAGATGGATATTTAGTAAATCCTTCTAACGGTTATAAAGTACAAGGTTGGAATGCTGTACTTAATCCAGAAACTGGTGAAATGGATTTAAATACTGCTGCTGGTGTAGAAGATATAATTATACCAGTAGGTTCAAAAGACCCAGCAAGAGCTACAGCTAATACAAAATATTTCTGTAACTTACAAAAGAGCGGAGAAACACATCAGTCAGATTTAACTATATATGATTCTACAGGAATACCTCGTCAATTAAGAGCAACTTTCACTAGAACAGATGTTAACAGATGGGATATGGTAATAGATATACCAGATGCTACAGAAGGAAGTGTAAGTGTATCAGCAGGAGATCCAGTAGAAGGCGGCGGAAACAATACTTTCCAATTAGTATTCAATGATGCTGGTTCTTTGATTTCAGTAAGTGACGGAACTAACACACAAACAGAAGGTGTATTAATGCCTAATGTATCTTTCACTTATCAAGGAACAGAAGGTGAAGTAAATCAAACTATTAACCTTACTTTAGGTGAAGTTGGTTTATTTAATGGTATTACACAATTTGAATCACCATCAACAACTAAAGCCATAGAACAAGACGGTTATACTATGGGTATGCTAGAAGGTTTCAGCTTTGATGACAGCGGTCAGATTACTGGTGTATTTACTAATGGAAATAGAAAAACTTTAGGTCAAGTTGCTTTAGCTAAATTCAATAATGCAGGTGGTTTAGAGAAAGCAGGAGATACTTTATTTGTACAAAGCAATAACTCAGGAGCTGCTAATATAGGTGTTGCTTCAGCAGAGGGCAGAGGTTCTATTAAAGCAGGAACTTTAGAGATGTCTAACGTTGATTTGAGTGAGCAGTTTACAGATATGATAGTAACTCAAAGAGGATTCCAATCTAATGCTAGAACTATAACTACAGCAGACCAAATGCTTCAGGAAGTTATAGCTCTTAAGAGATAA
- the map gene encoding type I methionyl aminopeptidase translates to MFIKEVKEIVKPSIKDDDAIENIRKAAEIAQHSIDLAFKLCMSGVRASKVDKEVEKYIKSQNAYPANFEVPDYGFATSISSGNEIAHGRPTNNKILVHGEPVCVDVGVKYNGYYADCARTIVIEGGMGSVNHRAYKLIEACKKALEYGIYKLGPNVLLSEYGRTVENKVHEYGFSVIKSLTGHGVGYEYHEAPYIFNFYHPNNDVILEPNMVLALELMITNGTDKYEKEKDGWTLSTPDYSLAVHFEHTVLITQTGIEILGIKK, encoded by the coding sequence ATGTTTATAAAAGAAGTAAAAGAAATAGTAAAACCTAGTATAAAAGATGATGATGCAATAGAAAACATCAGAAAGGCTGCTGAAATAGCACAGCATTCTATTGATTTGGCATTTAAACTTTGCATGTCAGGAGTAAGAGCTTCTAAAGTAGATAAAGAAGTAGAAAAATATATAAAATCACAAAATGCCTACCCTGCTAATTTTGAAGTTCCAGATTATGGATTTGCTACAAGTATATCAAGCGGAAATGAAATAGCACATGGAAGACCTACAAACAATAAGATACTTGTTCATGGTGAACCTGTATGCGTTGATGTTGGAGTGAAATATAATGGATACTATGCTGACTGTGCTAGAACTATAGTTATAGAAGGCGGTATGGGATCTGTTAATCATAGAGCTTATAAACTTATAGAGGCTTGCAAAAAAGCTTTGGAATATGGTATTTACAAATTAGGACCTAATGTACTTTTAAGCGAATATGGAAGAACCGTTGAAAATAAAGTTCATGAATATGGATTTAGTGTAATAAAGTCGCTTACAGGACATGGCGTAGGCTACGAATATCATGAAGCCCCTTATATATTCAACTTTTATCATCCTAATAATGATGTTATATTAGAACCTAATATGGTATTAGCATTAGAGCTTATGATAACAAATGGCACAGACAAATACGAAAAAGAAAAAGATGGTTGGACTTTATCAACTCCCGATTATTCTTTAGCAGTTCATTTTGAGCATACTGTTTTAATCACTCAAACAGGCATTGAAATTCTAGGTATCAAAAAATAA
- a CDS encoding class I SAM-dependent methyltransferase has protein sequence MLLADKWKDYKIIDCGEGEKLENIGGFLVSRPDSQVIWSKQLKKWDKLDAIYHRSDKGGGYWQYINKPKDNFIIKYQDLSFKIEFTNFKHIGIFPEQAVNWQFIIDKIKEKKSSTHINKEIKALNLFAYTGGATVACAYADCNEVVHVDASKKIVGHAQKNIEINNLQNKKVRFIIEDVIKFVLREIRRERKYDVIIMDPPVYGRGPNGELWQIETSLKRLVEECVKLLSDEPILFLINCYTASFSHISLKNILSTSIKHNGTFESGEIGIPIEKSDIVLPCGIYARFYS, from the coding sequence ATGCTCTTAGCTGATAAATGGAAAGACTATAAAATTATAGATTGCGGTGAAGGCGAAAAACTTGAGAATATAGGCGGATTTTTAGTATCCCGTCCGGATTCTCAAGTTATTTGGTCTAAACAGTTAAAGAAATGGGATAAATTAGATGCTATATATCATCGTTCGGATAAGGGCGGAGGTTATTGGCAGTATATAAATAAGCCTAAAGATAATTTTATCATCAAGTATCAAGATTTATCATTCAAAATAGAATTTACTAATTTCAAACATATAGGAATTTTTCCAGAACAGGCTGTTAACTGGCAGTTCATTATTGATAAAATAAAAGAAAAAAAATCTTCTACTCATATAAATAAAGAAATAAAAGCATTAAATCTATTTGCATACACAGGCGGTGCAACTGTTGCTTGTGCTTATGCTGATTGTAATGAAGTTGTACATGTTGATGCTTCAAAAAAAATAGTAGGGCATGCACAGAAAAATATAGAAATAAACAATTTGCAAAATAAAAAAGTAAGATTCATTATAGAAGATGTTATCAAATTTGTATTGAGAGAAATAAGACGCGAAAGAAAGTATGATGTTATAATAATGGATCCTCCTGTATATGGAAGAGGTCCTAATGGAGAACTTTGGCAAATAGAAACTAGTTTAAAAAGATTAGTAGAAGAATGTGTTAAACTTTTGTCAGATGAGCCTATTCTTTTTTTGATAAATTGTTATACGGCAAGTTTTTCTCATATATCATTAAAAAATATTTTATCAACTTCTATAAAACATAATGGAACTTTTGAAAGCGGTGAAATAGGTATTCCTATAGAAAAATCAGATATTGTTCTTCCTTGCGGAATATATGCAAGGTTTTATTCTTAA
- the ptsP gene encoding phosphoenolpyruvate--protein phosphotransferase produces MEKRITGIGVSPGIAIGKVYLFLKKDLVISKCPCKEVNSEQARLLEARNKTKEQLIKIRETTAKKVSEEKAAIFDAHITLLEDEDLLEEVNNIIADDKVCAEYALSQGIEVYTKMLSEVEDEYLRERAGDLLDISDRWIRNIQGEDIVDVSNLPKDSIVIARDLTPSDTANLDLDNTLAFVTEIGGRTSHTSIMARSLELPAVVGVGENLKDLENNQIIIVNGNTGSVIVNPTKESIDECLKLKDEFDKKRALLKEYAHKDAISKDGTKIRVYANIGSPADLGGVLKNGADGIGLYRTEFLFMENTDFPTEDEQFRAYKEVAVAMSGHTVTIRTMDIGGDKYLPYLEMPKEENPALGWRALRICLDKTSIIRTQFRALLRASAFGKIKVMLPMIVSIEELRKAKAIFNECKLELMRENVPFNEALELGMMIETPSVVFRAEAFARESDFFSIGTNDLTQYTLASDRGNEKIAAICDPYNPSVLIAIKMAIEGAHASGIIISMCGELAGDLLAVPLLFGLGLDVFSMSAISIPEVKKMIISLEKSECQMLAKRVLSLDTAEEVKAELLRFIEIHEKGGTISY; encoded by the coding sequence ATGGAAAAAAGAATTACTGGTATTGGGGTTTCTCCCGGTATAGCTATAGGTAAAGTTTATCTCTTTTTAAAAAAAGACTTAGTAATTTCTAAATGCCCATGTAAAGAAGTAAATTCTGAGCAGGCTAGACTATTAGAGGCTAGAAATAAAACAAAAGAACAGCTAATAAAAATAAGAGAAACTACTGCCAAAAAAGTTTCTGAAGAAAAAGCTGCTATATTTGATGCTCATATTACTTTGCTTGAAGACGAGGACTTGCTTGAAGAAGTTAATAATATTATAGCTGATGATAAAGTTTGTGCAGAATATGCTTTATCACAGGGTATAGAAGTTTATACTAAAATGTTAAGCGAAGTCGAAGATGAATACTTAAGAGAGAGAGCTGGAGATTTACTTGATATTTCTGACAGATGGATAAGAAATATTCAAGGTGAGGATATAGTTGATGTTTCTAATCTTCCTAAAGATTCTATAGTAATTGCAAGAGATTTAACTCCTTCCGACACTGCTAATTTGGATTTGGATAATACCCTTGCATTTGTTACAGAAATAGGGGGAAGAACTTCACATACATCTATTATGGCTAGATCTTTAGAGCTTCCTGCTGTTGTAGGTGTAGGTGAAAATTTAAAAGATTTAGAAAATAATCAAATTATAATAGTTAATGGAAATACAGGTTCCGTTATCGTAAATCCTACTAAAGAATCTATAGATGAATGCTTGAAGCTTAAAGATGAATTCGATAAGAAAAGAGCTTTATTAAAAGAGTATGCTCATAAAGATGCTATATCTAAAGATGGTACAAAAATTAGAGTATATGCTAATATAGGTTCTCCTGCCGATTTAGGCGGTGTTTTGAAAAATGGTGCTGATGGTATAGGACTTTATAGAACAGAATTCCTATTTATGGAAAATACAGACTTCCCTACAGAAGATGAGCAATTTAGAGCCTATAAGGAAGTTGCTGTTGCTATGAGTGGACATACTGTTACCATAAGAACTATGGATATAGGTGGAGATAAATATTTGCCTTATTTAGAAATGCCTAAAGAAGAAAATCCTGCACTTGGATGGAGAGCTTTAAGAATATGTTTGGACAAAACTTCTATTATTAGAACTCAATTCAGAGCTTTACTTAGAGCTTCAGCTTTTGGTAAGATTAAAGTTATGCTTCCTATGATAGTATCTATAGAAGAGCTTCGTAAGGCTAAAGCTATATTTAATGAATGTAAATTAGAACTTATGAGAGAAAATGTTCCTTTTAATGAGGCTTTAGAATTAGGAATGATGATAGAAACACCTTCTGTTGTATTCAGAGCTGAGGCTTTTGCAAGAGAATCTGATTTCTTTTCAATAGGTACTAATGACTTAACTCAGTATACTTTAGCTTCAGACAGAGGAAACGAAAAAATAGCAGCTATTTGTGATCCTTATAACCCTTCTGTACTTATAGCTATAAAAATGGCTATAGAAGGTGCACATGCAAGTGGAATTATTATTTCTATGTGCGGAGAGTTAGCAGGAGATTTACTTGCTGTACCATTACTTTTCGGACTCGGTCTTGATGTATTCTCTATGTCAGCAATATCAATACCTGAAGTTAAAAAGATGATAATCTCTTTAGAAAAGTCTGAATGTCAGATGTTAGCAAAAAGAGTACTTTCACTTGATACTGCTGAAGAAGTTAAAGCTGAATTATTAAGATTCATAGAAATACATGAAAAAGGCGGTACTATAAGTTATTAA
- a CDS encoding type III pantothenate kinase: protein MYLLSDIGNTRVKLGIFEEKNCKPLYYKAIEHSNALDLVNALNEIKNNHADIKKVFYSSVSLKVNDLFEGSIEDCFNMKPYRVTHNDIELKDNFYEPKDSVGIDRILSTYASICLEKISNSNEDKYASIVIDMGTATTMSIMISDFTFLGGMIIAGTKTSYQALSNVTSLPYYEIGPIQSIPNPINNNVKDAIMSGAIYNTIGTVNYAVSETKKYIKSKYNIKCKIFLTGGISNLKLLKCKVYPFLVLQGIYFNMIDKKQ, encoded by the coding sequence ATGTATTTGCTTTCAGACATAGGAAACACTAGAGTTAAGCTAGGAATTTTTGAAGAAAAAAATTGCAAACCTTTATATTACAAAGCCATAGAACATAGTAATGCTTTAGATCTAGTAAATGCCTTAAATGAAATAAAAAATAATCATGCAGATATAAAAAAGGTATTTTACAGCAGTGTTTCACTGAAAGTAAATGATTTATTTGAAGGCAGCATAGAAGATTGTTTTAATATGAAGCCTTATAGAGTTACTCATAATGATATTGAATTAAAAGATAATTTCTATGAACCTAAAGATTCTGTTGGCATAGATAGAATATTATCCACTTATGCTTCCATATGTCTTGAAAAAATCAGTAACAGTAATGAAGATAAATATGCTTCAATAGTTATAGATATGGGTACTGCTACTACAATGAGCATTATGATCTCAGATTTTACATTTTTAGGCGGTATGATAATAGCTGGTACAAAAACAAGTTATCAAGCATTATCAAATGTTACTTCTTTGCCTTATTATGAAATAGGCCCTATACAATCAATACCTAATCCTATAAACAATAATGTAAAAGATGCTATTATGTCAGGTGCTATATATAATACAATAGGTACTGTTAATTATGCTGTATCAGAAACTAAAAAGTATATAAAATCCAAATATAATATTAAATGCAAGATATTTTTAACAGGCGGAATCTCTAATTTAAAATTATTAAAGTGCAAAGTTTATCCGTTTCTAGTTTTGCAAGGTATTTATTTTAATATGATAGATAAAAAACAATAA
- the aroC gene encoding chorismate synthase — MGSVFGNNIKLTLFGESHGEAIGCVIDGFPYGINIDNQFIDNEMDRRRAKNAKLATARNEADKVEILSGILDDKSTGMPIAAIIKNENKRSGDYSNLKTLPRPSHSDYTAMLRYDGFNDIRGGGHFSGRLTAPLVFAGALAKLALKEKFDINIAAHIKQIYNIKDKYPNNVFPTYEEFTDNYNKELSVFDNEAMDKMIKTIEEAKMNMDSVGGIITAAVFNMPAGFGDPFYSSIESRISQSVFAVPAVKGIDFGLGFEFVNYKASECNDAYTIKDDNNIKRVETKTNNNGGILGGISNGMPIVVNVVIKPTPSISKEQLTLNIETKEEETLIIKGRHDPCIAVRAVPVIEAAIAVSILDLCLDMKGKLI; from the coding sequence ATGGGAAGTGTATTTGGAAATAATATTAAATTAACTTTATTCGGAGAATCTCATGGAGAAGCTATAGGCTGTGTTATAGATGGTTTTCCTTATGGTATTAATATAGATAATCAATTTATAGACAATGAAATGGACAGAAGAAGAGCTAAAAATGCAAAGCTAGCAACTGCAAGAAATGAAGCTGATAAAGTAGAAATATTATCAGGAATACTTGATGATAAAAGCACAGGTATGCCTATAGCAGCTATCATAAAAAATGAAAATAAAAGAAGTGGCGATTATTCTAATTTAAAAACTCTTCCTAGACCTTCACATAGTGATTATACTGCAATGCTAAGATATGACGGATTTAATGATATAAGAGGAGGTGGACATTTCTCAGGAAGACTTACAGCTCCTTTAGTATTTGCCGGTGCTTTAGCAAAATTAGCATTGAAAGAAAAATTTGATATTAATATAGCAGCTCATATAAAACAAATATACAATATAAAAGATAAATATCCAAATAATGTTTTCCCAACTTATGAAGAGTTTACTGATAATTATAATAAGGAATTGAGTGTATTTGATAATGAAGCAATGGATAAAATGATAAAGACTATAGAAGAAGCTAAAATGAATATGGATTCAGTAGGAGGTATTATAACTGCTGCTGTATTTAATATGCCTGCTGGATTTGGAGATCCTTTTTATTCATCTATAGAAAGCAGAATATCACAGTCTGTATTTGCTGTACCTGCTGTAAAGGGAATAGATTTCGGACTTGGTTTTGAATTCGTCAATTATAAAGCAAGCGAATGTAATGATGCTTACACTATAAAAGATGATAATAATATAAAGAGAGTTGAAACAAAAACTAATAATAATGGCGGAATACTTGGTGGTATATCAAACGGTATGCCTATAGTTGTTAATGTAGTTATAAAGCCTACCCCATCAATATCAAAAGAACAATTAACTTTAAATATAGAAACTAAAGAAGAAGAAACTCTTATTATTAAAGGGCGTCATGATCCATGTATAGCTGTGAGGGCTGTACCAGTTATAGAAGCTGCTATTGCTGTTTCAATACTTGATTTATGCCTAGATATGAAAGGAAAATTGATTTAA
- a CDS encoding HPr family phosphocarrier protein yields the protein MTTGKVTIQNDTGLHARPGNEFVTFIKSLTGCKIEIENEAGKRVNASSLLKVLSLGVKKGSVLTVYCDGDNEAENLKKVEEFIANLKD from the coding sequence ATGACTACAGGTAAAGTTACTATACAAAATGATACAGGACTTCATGCCAGACCTGGTAATGAGTTCGTAACATTTATTAAATCATTAACAGGCTGTAAGATAGAAATAGAAAATGAAGCTGGTAAAAGAGTTAATGCTTCATCTCTTTTAAAAGTTTTATCTTTAGGTGTAAAAAAAGGATCTGTACTTACAGTTTATTGCGATGGTGATAATGAAGCAGAAAATCTAAAAAAAGTAGAAGAATTTATAGCTAATTTAAAAGACTAA
- a CDS encoding flagellar motor protein MotB, with protein sequence MATIKFGKKAKKAGDKAQVPGPSAPLWLQTYGDFVTLVLTFFVMLLATMSSSVNDSSIQLIATAFQGSFGVMPGGTTLSQSRLIYGGATVDNLPSTDRGYSVGRSIDKATSVLESEIKSRKVRIEEDERGFIISLGADQYFESASTNLVDNQNNVETFIKLASVLSGLPNDVRIEGHTDSGSIIPGSITEQKFGNNWGLSSARAMVILEKIFENDQAGKLDRNKYSIAGYADTRPVASNDLPDGRALNRRVDIVVVRNDVTYYNQR encoded by the coding sequence ATGGCTACTATTAAATTTGGTAAAAAAGCTAAAAAAGCAGGTGATAAGGCTCAAGTACCGGGTCCTTCAGCCCCTTTATGGCTTCAAACTTATGGAGACTTCGTAACATTAGTATTGACATTCTTCGTAATGCTTCTTGCAACAATGTCTAGTTCTGTTAACGATTCTTCTATACAGCTTATCGCTACAGCATTCCAAGGATCATTTGGTGTTATGCCTGGTGGTACCACTTTATCACAAAGCAGACTTATTTACGGAGGAGCTACCGTTGATAATTTGCCTTCTACTGATAGAGGATATTCTGTTGGAAGAAGTATTGATAAGGCAACTTCTGTTTTAGAATCAGAAATAAAAAGCAGAAAGGTAAGAATCGAAGAAGATGAAAGAGGTTTTATTATAAGCCTTGGTGCGGATCAGTATTTTGAATCTGCTTCTACTAATTTGGTTGATAATCAAAATAATGTTGAAACTTTTATCAAATTAGCTTCTGTGCTTAGCGGTTTGCCGAATGATGTAAGAATAGAAGGTCATACAGATTCAGGTTCTATCATTCCTGGAAGTATTACAGAACAGAAATTTGGTAATAACTGGGGACTTTCTTCTGCAAGAGCTATGGTTATTTTAGAAAAAATATTTGAAAATGATCAGGCTGGTAAATTGGATAGAAATAAATATTCAATTGCTGGATATGCCGATACAAGACCGGTTGCATCTAATGATTTACCTGATGGAAGGGCTTTAAATAGAAGGGTTGATATCGTTGTAGTAAGAAATGATGTTACTTATTATAATCAAAGATAA